The Rhodanobacteraceae bacterium genomic sequence CCCGATCAGCGCATCGAGTTCGGCGCGCGAACGCCGGCAATGCAGGGCGAGGTCGTAGCCCGCGGCGTGCAGGGTGCGCGCGATCGTCGCGCCGATGCGGCGCGCGGCGCCGGTGACGAGGGCGACGGGATGGGCGTTATCGGTCATGCTGGGTGTCTCCCGTTATGCTGCGCGATCCGCAGCCTGCCGCAACTGGTCGCAAATCGCCAGCATGGACACAAGCCTGCCAGCACCGTCTCCCGAGGAGACCGCGCATTCCGCGCGGCTGGCGGATGCGATCCGCCGGGAAATCGCGGCGTCCGGCCCGGTGCCGTTCGCACGTTTCATGGAGCGCTGCCTGTACGCGCCGGGTCTGGGCTACTACAGCGCGGGCCGGTTGAAGTTCGGCAAGGACGGCGATTTCGTGACCGCGCCGGAACTGGGCCCGGTGTTCGCGCGCTGCGTGGCGCGTGCGCTGGCGCCGGCGTTGCGCGCCTGCGGCGAGGATGCGGTGTGGTTCGAACTCGGCGGCGGCAGCGGCGCCTTCGCACGCGACTGCCTGCTCGAACTGCAATCGCTGGACGCGTTGCCGAAGCATTACTGGTTGCTGGAGCCTTCCGCGGACCTGCGCGAACGCCAACGCGCGCGCCTGCTGGCCGAGCTGCCTGCGGCGCTGTCCGCGCGCTGCGCGTGGCTGGAGCGTCCGCCGCAGCACGGATGGTCCGGCGTGCTGTTCGCCAACGAGGTGCTGGATGCCTTGCCGGTCACGCGTTTCACGCTGCAGGGCGGCGAAGTGTTCGAGGAACACGTGACCGCCAACGGCAACGGCGCCTTCGTGCGCGTCGACCGTCCCACCGATCCACTGGTCGCGGGCGCGGTACGCCACCTGCAGCGGCACCTCGGCCGCGACTTCGACGACGGCTACCGTTCCGAGGTGCTGCCGCAATTGCCGTGGTGGCTGGAAGCGATCAGCGGCGAGCAGCAGCGCGGCGCGGCGCTGTTCGTCGATTACGGTTACGTGCGGCGCGAGTTCTACCTGCCCGAACGCCGCGACGGAACCTTGCTCTGCCATTACCGCCATCGCGCGCATTCCGATCCGCTGATCCTGCCGGGTTTGCAGGACATCACCGCGTCGGTCGATTTCACCGCGCTGGCGGAGGCGGGCGTCGGCGCGGGCTTCGAGCCGGTCTGCTATGCCTTCCAGTCCGGGTTCCTGATGGCCGCCGGGCTGGACGCGGTGTTCGCCGTCGCCCACGCCGCCGCGCCCGATGAAGCCGCACGCTACGCACTGGCGCAGGAAATCAAGCGGCTGACCCTGCCGGGCGAAATGGGCGAACGCTTCCAGGCCATGCTGTTCGCGCGCGGACTGGACATCGACGCAACGTTCGCTGCGCTGATCGCAATCGACCGCAGCGAGCGGCTGTGATCCAAACCGCGACGATGCGCGCGCGTCAGGCCAGTCCCAGCGCCTTTTCCTTCTGTTCGCGGATGCGCTTTTCGAGGTAGTGGATGTTGCGGCCGCCGTGCTTGAAGCCGCTGTCGCCCATGATGCGCTGCTGCAGCGGCAGGTTGGTCTTGACGCCTTCGATCACGGTTTCGCTGAGCGCGGTGCGCATCCGCGCGATTGCGGTCTTGCGGTCGACGCCGTGCACGATCAGCTTGCCGATCATCGAATCGTAGTTCGGCGGAATCTGGTAGCCGTCGTACAGGTGCGTGTCGATGCGCACGCCCGGGCCGCCCGGCGCCTCGAAGCGTTTCACGGTGCCGGGGGAGGGCATGAACGTGTCGGGATCTTCCGCGTTGATGCGGCATTCGATCGCGTGGCCGCGCGGGACGATGTCCTCCTGCCGGATCGACAACGGCTCGCCGCCCGCGATCAGCAGCTGTTCGCGCACCAGATCGACGCCGGTGATCATCTCGGTCACCGGATGTTCCACCTGGATGCGGGTGTTCATCTCGATGAAATAGAACTTGCCGTCCTGGAACAGGAACTCGAAGGTGCCGGCGCCGCGGTAGCCGATGCGCAGGCAGGCATCGACGCAGACCCGGCCGATTTCGGCGCGCATCTCCGGCGTGATGCCCGGCGCGGGCGCTTCCTCGACCACCTTCTGGTGGCGGCGCTGCATCGAGCAGTCGCGTTCGCACAGGTGGATGGCATTGCCCTGGCCGTCGGCCAGCACCTGGATTTCCACGTGGCGCGGGTTTTCCAGGAACTTCTCCATGTACACCTGATCGTTGCCGAACGCCGCGCGCGCTTCGGCACGCGTGGTCGCGATCGCGTTGCCGAGATGCGCCTCGGTGTGCACGTCGCGCATGCCGCGCCCGCCGCCGCCGCCCGCAGCCTTGATCAGCACCGGATAGCCGATCTCGCGCGCGATGCGCATGCTGCGCTCGACGTCGTCGTCGAGCGGACCGTCGGAACCCGGCACGCACGGCACGCCCGCGGCCTGCATGGCCTTGATCGCTTCGACCTTGTCGCCCATCATCCGGATGGTCTCGGCGCGTGGGCCCACGAACACGAAGCCTGAGCGCTCCACCTGCTCGGCGAAATCGGCGTTCTCGGAAAGGAATCCGTAGCCCGGGTGGATGGCGCTGGCGTCGGTGACTTCCGCCGCCGCGATGATCGCGGGAATGTTGAGGTAGCTCCGCGCGGACGGCGCCGGGCCGATGCAGATCGCCTCGTCGGCCATGCCGACGTGTTTCAGGTTGCGGTCGGCGGTCGAGTGCACCGCCACCGTCTTGATGCCCATGGTCTGGCAGGCGCGCAGCACGCGCAGTGCGATTTCGCCGCGGTTGGCGATCAATACTTTGTCCAGCATGGGCATCAGCCGATCACGAACAGCGGTTCATCGAATTCCACCGCCTGGCCGTTCTCGGCCACGATGGCGACCACGGTGCCGGCGACTTCGGCCTCGATCTGGTTGAACATCTTCATCGCTTCGATCACGCCCAGCGGGTCGCCGATCTTGACCTGCTGGCCGACCTTGACGAACGGCTCGGCGCCCGGCGAGGGCGCGGCGTAGAAGGTGCCGACCATCGGCGAGCGCACCACGGTGCCCGGCGGCAGGCCGGATTCCGCCGGCGTCGCGGCGGGCGACGCGGCCGCGGCAGGAGGCGCGGCCGGTGCGGCCACGGGCGCGGCCGCGACCGGCGCGGGCGCCGCGATCACTTGTGGTGCGACAGCGTTGCCGGACGGGAAACGCGACAGGCGCACGACTTCCTCGCCTTCCTTGATCTCGAGTTCCGAGAGGTTGGATTCTTCCAGCAGTTCGATCAGTTTCTTGACTTTGCGCAGGTCCATGATGGCCTCTTTCAGACTCCTTCCCCCGCGTGCGGGGGAAGGCCGGGATGGGGGGAAGCATGCGATGGGTTCGCCAGCCGCTGGATGGCAGCATCCAGCGCGTAGCGGTAACTGTCGGCACCGAAGCCGGTGACGATGCCGACCGCCAGATCCGAGAAATACGACTGCCGGCGGAACGGCTCGCGGGCGTGCGGATTTGAGAGGTGCACCTCGATGAACGGGATCGCCGCCGCGGCCAGCGCGTCGCGCAACGCCACCGAGGTGTGGGTGAAGGCGGCCGGATTGATCAGGATGAAATCGGTACGGTCGTGCCTGGCGGCCTGCACCCGTTCGACCAGCGCGTGTTCGGCATTGGACTGGAAATTCGCCAGCCCGTGCCCGGCGGCTTCGGCCTGACGGGTCAGCGCCGCCTCGATGTCGGCCAATGTGGTCCGGCCGTACACCTCCGGCTCGCGTTCACCGAGCAGGTTGAGGTTCGGGCCGTGAAGGACGAGAATCTGTGCCAAGCCAAGTTCCGCGTTCGGCTGCAGCTGGAAGGCGCGAAGTCTGAACCGTCATTCACTGTTTGTCCAGCGTTGCACGTTCAATCGCCGGAGATTGACGAAGTTAAAAGCGTGTTTCAAGCGCGTTTTGTGCGATCGTCCCTGATCGCTGCTTCTTCATGCGCATGGTGAAATATCGAATCAGGGGTTTCGGAGTCCGGAACGGCCTAAGAGCCGCCATCCTTGGCCGGGAGCTCCTTGGCCTGACTTTCCACGAAAGCCTCGTCCAGCCAGCCCTTGACCGTCGCCGGATCGAGCGGGCCGAGCCTGGTTTCGAGGATGCGGCCGTCGCGTCCGATCAGCACGCTGTAGGGCAGCAGGCCGGCGGTGTCGCCGAAAACCGTGGTCGGCACCGGATCGGCGTCGATCCCGATCAGGATCGGGTAATCCACCGGAACCTGTTTCAGGAAGGCCGCGGCCGACTGCGACTGTTCCATGGCCACGCCGACCACCTGCAGGCCATCCACCGCGTGATCGCGTTGCAGCTTCGCCAGCATCGGCATTTCCTGGCGGCACGGCGCGCACCAGGTGGCCCAGAAGTTCAGCAACACGACCTTGCCGTGCCACTTCGCCAGCGCGGTGGTCCGGCCATCGAGGTCGGGGAGCGCGTAGTCGCCCACCGGGTCGCCTGTTGCAAACACCCTGACGCCCGCCGGCGCCGGCGGCTGCGCGGGCAACGCGGTGTCCTCGCGATGTTGCAGCCACCAGCCGCCGAACGCGGCAAGGCAGGCCAGCGCCAGGATCAGGAGCGTGCGGCGATCCATCATCGCGCCGCGGCTTCCATTGCCTGGCGGACCAGCGAAGCGGTCAGCACCGTCGGCAGCGCGCGGCCCGCGCCGCCGCCGCGCGGATAGACCACGTACAGCGGCACGCCGGGCGAATGGAATTCACGCAGGTACGCGCCGATTGCGGGATCGACGTCGGTCCAGTCGCCGTGCATGTACACCGCGCCGGTATCGCGCAGGAGATCGTGGAACGCCTGCGTATCCAGCACCGCGTGTTCATTGACCTTGCAGGTGATGCACCAGTCGGCGCCGATGCCCACGAACACCGGCGTGCCGGCGGCACGCAGCGCCTGCAGTTTCGCGGGATCGAAGGCCACGACGCCGGATTCCTGCGCGCTTGCGCGAGCCGGCGGCGCGATGTGCGTGACGCCGTGCAGCGACGCCAGGGCAGCCAACGCGAGCACGACGGTGAACGCGTGTCCGAACCTGCGGCCGGGATGCGCGCGTCCATGCCACCACAGCGCCGCCGCCAGCAAGGTCATCGCGACCAACACCAGTGCCACCGCGTCCGCGCCGCGCTGGTGGGCCAGCACCCACACCAGCCACACCGCCGACAGGTACATCGGGAACGCGAGGATCTGTTTCAGCGTCTCCATCCAGGGGCCGGGCTTGGGCAGGAGTCGTGCCAGTGCGGGCACGAGCCCGATCACGGTCAATGGCAGGGCCAAG encodes the following:
- a CDS encoding Biotin carboxylase of acetyl-CoA carboxylase, with translation MPMLDKVLIANRGEIALRVLRACQTMGIKTVAVHSTADRNLKHVGMADEAICIGPAPSARSYLNIPAIIAAAEVTDASAIHPGYGFLSENADFAEQVERSGFVFVGPRAETIRMMGDKVEAIKAMQAAGVPCVPGSDGPLDDDVERSMRIAREIGYPVLIKAAGGGGGRGMRDVHTEAHLGNAIATTRAEARAAFGNDQVYMEKFLENPRHVEIQVLADGQGNAIHLCERDCSMQRRHQKVVEEAPAPGITPEMRAEIGRVCVDACLRIGYRGAGTFEFLFQDGKFYFIEMNTRIQVEHPVTEMITGVDLVREQLLIAGGEPLSIRQEDIVPRGHAIECRINAEDPDTFMPSPGTVKRFEAPGGPGVRIDTHLYDGYQIPPNYDSMIGKLIVHGVDRKTAIARMRTALSETVIEGVKTNLPLQQRIMGDSGFKHGGRNIHYLEKRIREQKEKALGLA
- a CDS encoding Cytochrome c-type biogenesis protein ResA: MMDRRTLLILALACLAAFGGWWLQHREDTALPAQPPAPAGVRVFATGDPVGDYALPDLDGRTTALAKWHGKVVLLNFWATWCAPCRQEMPMLAKLQRDHAVDGLQVVGVAMEQSQSAAAFLKQVPVDYPILIGIDADPVPTTVFGDTAGLLPYSVLIGRDGRILETRLGPLDPATVKGWLDEAFVESQAKELPAKDGGS
- a CDS encoding 3-dehydroquinate dehydratase II translates to MAQILVLHGPNLNLLGEREPEVYGRTTLADIEAALTRQAEAAGHGLANFQSNAEHALVERVQAARHDRTDFILINPAAFTHTSVALRDALAAAAIPFIEVHLSNPHAREPFRRQSYFSDLAVGIVTGFGADSYRYALDAAIQRLANPSHASPHPGLPPHAGEGV
- a CDS encoding Biotin carboxyl carrier protein of acetyl-CoA carboxylase codes for the protein MDLRKVKKLIELLEESNLSELEIKEGEEVVRLSRFPSGNAVAPQVIAAPAPVAAAPVAAPAAPPAAAASPAATPAESGLPPGTVVRSPMVGTFYAAPSPGAEPFVKVGQQVKIGDPLGVIEAMKMFNQIEAEVAGTVVAIVAENGQAVEFDEPLFVIG
- a CDS encoding SAM-dependent methyltransferase, MidA, with translation MDTSLPAPSPEETAHSARLADAIRREIAASGPVPFARFMERCLYAPGLGYYSAGRLKFGKDGDFVTAPELGPVFARCVARALAPALRACGEDAVWFELGGGSGAFARDCLLELQSLDALPKHYWLLEPSADLRERQRARLLAELPAALSARCAWLERPPQHGWSGVLFANEVLDALPVTRFTLQGGEVFEEHVTANGNGAFVRVDRPTDPLVAGAVRHLQRHLGRDFDDGYRSEVLPQLPWWLEAISGEQQRGAALFVDYGYVRREFYLPERRDGTLLCHYRHRAHSDPLILPGLQDITASVDFTALAEAGVGAGFEPVCYAFQSGFLMAAGLDAVFAVAHAAAPDEAARYALAQEIKRLTLPGEMGERFQAMLFARGLDIDATFAALIAIDRSERL